From one Thermomicrobiales bacterium genomic stretch:
- the recR gene encoding recombination mediator RecR — protein sequence MRSTRITVEPVARLIDELGRLPGVGPKSASRMAYFLLRAPREQALALAEAVIEVKDRIILCSRCFNITEEDPCAVCQDTTRDQRVICVVEEPLDVLALDRTGEYRGLYHVLHGAISPVDGIGPDKLRIRELVERVERERPAEVILAMNPNIEGDATAMYIARQLVSTGITISRPASGLPVGGDLEYADEITLGRALTGRRVL from the coding sequence TTGCGCTCGACACGCATCACCGTTGAACCCGTCGCCCGACTGATTGACGAGCTCGGCCGCCTGCCTGGCGTCGGACCCAAGTCAGCATCGAGGATGGCCTACTTCCTGCTTCGCGCACCCCGAGAGCAGGCATTGGCGCTTGCTGAAGCCGTCATCGAGGTAAAGGATCGGATCATCCTCTGCTCGCGGTGCTTCAACATCACGGAAGAAGATCCGTGCGCCGTCTGCCAGGATACAACCCGGGATCAGCGCGTGATCTGTGTTGTCGAGGAGCCACTTGATGTTCTCGCCCTCGATCGAACCGGCGAGTATCGCGGTCTGTATCACGTTCTTCATGGCGCTATCTCGCCAGTCGATGGTATCGGGCCAGACAAGCTTCGAATCCGGGAGCTCGTCGAGCGCGTCGAGCGCGAGCGTCCCGCGGAGGTGATCCTGGCGATGAACCCGAACATCGAGGGCGACGCTACCGCAATGTATATCGCGCGCCAGCTTGTTTCTACTGGTATCACGATCAGCCGGCCGGCAAGCGGGCTCCCGGTCGGCGGTGATCTCGAGTACGCCGATGAGATCACGCTCGGACGCGCTCTGACAGGTCGACGCGTACTCTGA
- a CDS encoding R3H domain-containing nucleic acid-binding protein: protein MKVTSPQAVSMLGGQQAPAVQEIAITDNLDNLLAALPAQIAESTRGAIAERSDDGLIEIVLDLGRRPEARFQHSSVYLTEDETSRDDLSRVAERIGRFGEDNRAGIERTLHRISAIRNRSGDIVGLTCRVGRAVYGTIGIISDLVESGESILLLGRPGVGKTTMLREVARVLADDLEKRVVIVDTSNEIAGDGDIPHPSIGRARRMQVPTPAMQHHVMIEAVENHMPEVVVIDEIGTELEAAAARTIAERGVQLIGTAHGNTLENLMVNPTLSDLIGGIQSVTLSDEEARRRGTQKSILERKAPPTFAVMVEIRERDKVAVVRDVATAVDAMLRNRHQRVELRERLSTGEIIITDDSSAPDDRPHRTDDHRSSRRNDDAPKEARPEFEDVLETAASANPLARGRGTAARPVRIFPFGVSRNRLEQALTAMSLPAQIVREVYDADMVLTLKNYYRQRPQQLRDAETRGIAIYVLRSNTVVQMLNVFRDLVREANPDVTPGEIGQRAIAPGDPIESAMFEAEGAINAILDGAPPMELRPQAPYIRRLQHQLADRYNLGSRSRGREPNRHVEIFRDGFHD from the coding sequence ATGAAAGTGACTTCACCTCAGGCGGTGTCGATGCTTGGCGGGCAGCAAGCCCCCGCGGTGCAAGAAATCGCGATCACCGATAATCTGGATAATTTGCTTGCTGCCCTGCCGGCGCAAATTGCCGAGAGTACACGTGGCGCGATCGCCGAGCGCTCTGATGATGGCCTGATCGAGATCGTCCTCGATCTCGGTCGACGTCCAGAGGCACGGTTTCAGCATAGTAGCGTCTATCTGACCGAAGATGAGACGAGCCGGGACGATCTCTCGCGTGTCGCTGAGCGGATCGGTCGCTTCGGGGAAGACAATCGCGCGGGGATCGAGCGCACGCTGCACCGTATCTCGGCGATCCGAAACCGAAGCGGTGACATCGTTGGTCTGACCTGCCGTGTCGGACGAGCCGTCTACGGCACGATCGGCATCATCAGCGACCTCGTCGAGTCAGGCGAGAGCATCCTGCTCCTTGGCCGGCCCGGGGTCGGGAAAACGACGATGTTGCGCGAGGTTGCCCGCGTGCTGGCAGACGACCTCGAGAAGCGGGTTGTTATCGTCGACACGAGCAATGAGATCGCCGGAGACGGGGACATCCCGCATCCGTCGATCGGCCGGGCCCGACGAATGCAGGTGCCAACCCCAGCGATGCAACACCACGTCATGATCGAGGCGGTAGAGAACCATATGCCCGAGGTTGTCGTCATCGATGAGATTGGAACTGAGCTGGAGGCGGCCGCGGCTCGAACGATCGCCGAGCGGGGAGTCCAGCTGATCGGTACTGCCCACGGCAACACACTCGAGAATCTGATGGTGAACCCGACGCTTTCAGATCTCATTGGCGGTATCCAGTCGGTCACGCTCAGCGACGAAGAGGCTCGCCGGCGAGGAACACAGAAGTCGATCCTGGAGCGTAAGGCTCCGCCGACATTCGCGGTGATGGTCGAGATTCGCGAGCGTGATAAGGTCGCGGTGGTTCGTGACGTTGCAACCGCTGTCGACGCGATGCTTCGCAACCGGCACCAGCGAGTCGAGCTCCGCGAACGTCTGTCGACCGGCGAGATCATCATCACCGATGACAGTTCAGCGCCGGATGACCGGCCTCATCGGACAGACGATCATCGTTCGTCACGACGAAACGACGATGCGCCCAAGGAGGCGCGGCCCGAGTTCGAGGACGTGCTCGAGACAGCGGCGTCCGCCAACCCGTTGGCGCGAGGACGCGGAACCGCGGCGAGGCCGGTTCGAATCTTCCCGTTCGGTGTGAGCCGCAACCGGCTCGAGCAGGCACTGACCGCGATGTCGTTACCTGCTCAGATCGTCCGGGAGGTATACGACGCGGACATGGTGCTGACGCTGAAGAACTACTACCGGCAGCGTCCGCAGCAGCTCCGCGATGCTGAGACGCGGGGAATCGCCATCTATGTCCTGCGGTCGAACACCGTTGTCCAGATGCTCAACGTATTTCGTGACCTCGTTCGTGAAGCCAACCCGGACGTTACGCCTGGCGAAATCGGCCAGCGCGCCATCGCCCCCGGTGATCCGATCGAATCGGCGATGTTCGAGGCGGAGGGCGCTATCAACGCCATCCTGGACGGCGCGCCTCCGATGGAGCTGCGCCCTCAGGCGCCGTATATTCGTCGACTTCAGCATCAGTTGGCCGACCGTTACAACCTCGGGTCGCGCAGTCGCGGGCGCGAACCAAACCGACATGTGGAGATTTTCCGCGATGGGTTCCACGATTGA
- the tmk gene encoding dTMP kinase, producing MSLFVTFEGTEGSGKSTQVRLLSQRLRDLGYDVVATREPGGTSLGEAVREIVLGSNIEVSAEAEAYLMTAARAEHVRQVIRPALARGAIVLCDRFVDSTLAYQGAGRGLPTDELRRIQMLAVGASWPDMTVLLDLHPDAGLARRRSGGDSNRIDDEELEFHQRVADWFREEAARNPTRWVVIDGQPNTIMVHEAVLNCVMSRLCPGERPRL from the coding sequence TTGAGCCTGTTCGTGACGTTTGAGGGCACCGAGGGTTCGGGAAAGTCGACACAGGTTCGGCTGCTAAGCCAGAGGCTTCGCGATCTGGGATACGATGTGGTTGCGACACGCGAGCCTGGTGGTACCTCACTCGGCGAGGCGGTTCGTGAGATCGTCCTTGGCTCGAATATCGAGGTTAGCGCGGAGGCCGAAGCGTATCTGATGACTGCGGCGCGCGCAGAGCATGTCAGGCAGGTGATACGGCCGGCGTTGGCGAGGGGCGCGATCGTGCTCTGCGATCGATTTGTCGACTCGACGCTTGCCTATCAGGGCGCCGGCCGAGGTCTGCCGACCGATGAGTTGCGGCGCATTCAGATGCTTGCAGTGGGCGCCAGCTGGCCAGACATGACCGTGCTGCTCGATCTCCATCCGGATGCCGGCCTGGCCAGGCGTCGATCTGGCGGCGACTCCAATCGAATCGACGATGAAGAATTGGAATTCCACCAACGTGTTGCCGACTGGTTTCGGGAAGAGGCAGCACGAAACCCGACGCGCTGGGTTGTCATCGATGGACAGCCCAACACCATCATGGTTCATGAGGCAGTCCTGAATTGTGTGATGTCGAGACTATGTCCGGGCGAACGACCCCGGCTGTGA
- a CDS encoding cyclic-di-AMP receptor, with the protein MKLVFAVVQGKDADNLRSALLDGGYRTTQINSAGGFLRENNATFLVGVDDEYVGDVLRIIKRTCYTRTQYVNPLMPIMEPGEFYVPTPVEVQVGGAAVFICGVDRFERIMP; encoded by the coding sequence ATGAAGCTGGTATTCGCCGTAGTCCAGGGTAAGGACGCCGACAACCTGCGGTCGGCGCTACTGGATGGTGGCTACCGCACGACGCAGATCAATAGCGCTGGCGGCTTCCTGCGGGAGAACAATGCCACCTTCCTCGTTGGTGTCGATGATGAATACGTTGGTGACGTTCTGCGCATCATCAAGCGGACGTGTTACACCCGCACACAATACGTCAACCCATTGATGCCGATCATGGAGCCGGGCGAGTTCTATGTGCCGACACCCGTGGAGGTTCAGGTCGGTGGGGCGGCAGTATTCATTTGTGGTGTCGATCGCTTTGAGCGGATCATGCCGTGA
- a CDS encoding zinc ribbon domain-containing protein has product MEALIARILQIFLALTGAYSLALWFALVVWTYRDITTRSANAVTHIFSTLVVVLFWIPGVVIYLLLRPRETLEAAFQRTVEEEYLLQDLDDIQTCPFCNRAVQDDFLYCPHCRSRLRSECPGCHRLVDLRWQACPYCATDLTGVQPSVTQIRVHTDSRQSVAGGAQPVDNYRSGQRQPASDTTVDASESNVTPRIVTPRVAHDPGSAPRQAGSDS; this is encoded by the coding sequence TTGGAAGCGCTGATCGCACGCATTCTTCAGATATTCCTCGCCCTCACCGGCGCCTACTCGCTGGCGCTCTGGTTCGCGTTGGTGGTCTGGACGTATCGGGACATCACGACGCGCAGCGCCAACGCCGTCACCCACATCTTCTCGACGCTCGTTGTCGTGCTGTTCTGGATTCCAGGCGTCGTTATCTACCTGTTGTTGCGTCCGCGGGAGACTCTGGAGGCAGCGTTCCAGCGCACCGTCGAGGAGGAGTACCTTCTCCAGGATCTGGACGATATCCAGACGTGCCCGTTCTGTAACCGGGCCGTGCAGGATGATTTCCTCTATTGCCCCCATTGTCGGAGCCGACTGCGCTCGGAATGCCCCGGCTGTCATCGGCTCGTCGATCTTCGCTGGCAGGCCTGCCCGTATTGCGCCACGGACCTGACAGGTGTCCAGCCGTCGGTAACGCAGATTCGTGTCCACACCGACAGCCGACAATCTGTGGCCGGGGGCGCCCAGCCGGTCGACAATTACCGCTCGGGCCAGCGTCAGCCGGCGAGCGACACCACAGTTGACGCCAGCGAGAGCAACGTCACTCCGCGGATTGTCACTCCTCGTGTCGCACATGACCCAGGCTCGGCACCGCGCCAGGCCGGATCAGATAGTTGA
- a CDS encoding NAD(+)/NADH kinase has translation MPQHTPPEIFAIVPARGKADSHALAPQIHAWLHARGYATIDEASIRRGEPADALVALGGDGLMMRMAHNYPGMPLLGINFGKVGFLAMTEQLQWPEVLNEIVNGDFDIQDGPTLDARVGSNDEVVDVGWAINDVVVRSGIQMVDIELYVDGRYVNTYPGDGMIVASPQGSTAYCMAAGGPILTAGVSGFAITPISPHSPIRSTLVVPEDSRIEMVMSSEREAHLILDGQITRPLACGELVRVTHSPHRFRLIMTEQMNFYAAFQSKFNYLIRPGAVPSLGHVRHEE, from the coding sequence ATGCCACAGCACACACCACCAGAGATCTTTGCAATCGTCCCCGCCCGCGGCAAAGCTGACTCACACGCGCTGGCGCCGCAGATTCACGCCTGGCTTCATGCGCGTGGCTACGCGACTATCGATGAGGCGTCGATCCGTCGCGGCGAGCCGGCCGATGCGCTCGTCGCGCTGGGGGGCGACGGGCTGATGATGCGGATGGCGCACAATTACCCCGGAATGCCGCTTCTCGGCATCAACTTCGGCAAAGTCGGCTTCCTTGCGATGACCGAGCAATTGCAGTGGCCAGAAGTACTGAACGAAATCGTGAACGGCGACTTTGATATCCAGGACGGCCCGACGCTCGATGCGCGCGTCGGATCGAACGACGAAGTAGTCGATGTGGGTTGGGCTATCAACGATGTCGTGGTCCGCAGCGGCATCCAGATGGTCGACATCGAGCTCTACGTTGACGGCCGTTATGTCAATACGTATCCGGGCGACGGAATGATTGTCGCGTCCCCCCAGGGCAGCACGGCATATTGTATGGCTGCTGGCGGGCCGATCCTGACGGCCGGTGTCAGCGGGTTCGCGATCACGCCGATCTCACCACACTCCCCGATTCGCTCCACGCTTGTCGTCCCGGAGGATAGCCGAATCGAGATGGTTATGAGCAGCGAGCGCGAGGCCCACTTGATCCTCGACGGCCAGATCACGCGGCCGCTCGCCTGCGGCGAACTGGTGCGCGTGACGCACAGTCCGCATCGGTTCAGGCTGATCATGACCGAACAGATGAACTTCTACGCGGCATTTCAGAGCAAGTTCAACTATCTGATCCGGCCTGGCGCGGTGCCGAGCCTGGGTCATGTGCGACACGAGGAGTGA
- a CDS encoding isochorismatase family cysteine hydrolase, whose amino-acid sequence MAMAEGTMLAERATPYLNYIEGWLHQLPSAALTEIITSAGGPERVAIVSVDLIVGFCHHGALSSPRVAALLQPVAKLMTAAHDAGVNAIVLTQDTHLSDAQEFAFYPPHCVAGTEESETAPELRALPFSDSFNIVEKNSISSTIAPGWIDWERTHGPFTTWIIVGDCTDLCVYQAAMALKLRGLSEHREQRIIIPVDCVQTYDMPVDRALEVGAEPHDGDLLHAVFLHSMALNGVEVVATVS is encoded by the coding sequence ATGGCAATGGCTGAGGGCACGATGCTCGCCGAACGGGCGACACCATATCTGAACTACATCGAAGGATGGCTGCATCAGCTGCCATCCGCAGCACTGACTGAAATCATCACCAGCGCGGGTGGACCAGAGCGGGTTGCCATCGTGTCGGTCGATTTGATCGTCGGGTTCTGCCACCATGGCGCGCTCTCCAGCCCCCGCGTGGCAGCACTACTCCAGCCAGTCGCCAAGCTGATGACAGCGGCGCACGATGCGGGAGTCAACGCGATCGTGCTCACTCAGGACACTCACCTGTCGGATGCTCAGGAGTTTGCCTTCTATCCACCGCACTGCGTGGCCGGGACCGAGGAATCCGAAACCGCGCCGGAATTACGCGCACTGCCGTTCTCTGACTCGTTCAATATTGTCGAGAAGAACAGCATATCGAGCACGATCGCGCCGGGGTGGATCGACTGGGAACGCACACACGGACCATTCACCACATGGATCATCGTAGGCGACTGCACCGACCTTTGCGTCTATCAGGCAGCCATGGCGCTGAAGCTCCGAGGGCTTTCCGAGCATCGTGAGCAACGGATCATCATTCCGGTCGATTGCGTCCAGACCTACGACATGCCAGTCGATCGCGCGCTGGAGGTCGGCGCCGAGCCACACGATGGTGACCTGTTGCACGCCGTCTTTCTTCATTCGATGGCGCTGAATGGCGTCGAAGTTGTCGCGACGGTCTCGTAA
- the recO gene encoding DNA repair protein RecO produces MVDPRSPMETPEPEGRQRLYRVRGIVLRRRDLGEADRIVTLLTAERGKLRLVAKGSRRTSSKLAGHLEPFCATRLLVARTRGLDIISQAEMLESFSRLRERESAIAIAGYLAELVDALVPEDERHEAVYDLLFAAYQLINDGGDERLVSHIGEMGLMRVLGYRPELSRCIVCGRDIEAEINGFSVEGGVVCPNCLVGRPDARPISVNALKMLRLIDRGEIQRLLSLRIPADVATEVGDHLARYITRQAGRDSAARRVVAELRLE; encoded by the coding sequence ATGGTCGATCCGAGATCACCAATGGAAACACCCGAGCCCGAAGGTCGCCAGAGACTGTATCGCGTGCGGGGCATTGTCCTGCGTCGACGCGACCTGGGGGAGGCGGACAGGATCGTCACTTTGCTCACGGCTGAGCGTGGGAAGTTGCGCCTGGTCGCCAAAGGATCGCGTCGGACGAGCAGCAAGCTTGCCGGCCATCTTGAGCCATTCTGCGCGACACGGCTATTGGTCGCGCGGACGCGAGGGCTCGACATCATCTCCCAGGCAGAAATGCTCGAGTCGTTTTCACGCCTGCGCGAACGCGAGTCGGCCATCGCGATCGCAGGGTATCTCGCCGAGCTAGTCGATGCGTTGGTTCCCGAGGATGAGCGCCACGAGGCGGTCTACGATCTGCTCTTTGCCGCATATCAGCTGATCAACGACGGTGGCGACGAACGGCTCGTGAGTCACATCGGTGAGATGGGGTTGATGCGTGTCCTGGGTTATCGTCCGGAATTAAGTCGATGTATCGTCTGTGGGCGCGATATCGAGGCAGAGATCAACGGGTTCAGCGTCGAGGGTGGTGTCGTCTGCCCGAATTGTCTCGTTGGGCGTCCCGACGCCAGACCAATCTCCGTGAACGCGCTGAAGATGCTGCGCCTGATCGATCGGGGGGAGATTCAGCGCCTGTTGTCATTGCGCATTCCGGCAGACGTAGCGACGGAGGTTGGCGATCACCTGGCGCGGTACATTACCCGGCAGGCTGGCCGCGACTCCGCCGCCCGTCGTGTTGTCGCCGAGTTGCGCTTAGAATAG
- a CDS encoding PH domain-containing protein has protein sequence MSYLDKLLGQDESILLVAHRHISFLIVHMLPTALVTILLWVGAGLVQSRVDRLEPWLALAIVGVSIVTLTMTVSRFLTWQREEYVITNYRILQIEGVFTKRTLDSALEKVNDVLMTQSVLGRLFGYGNIDILTGAERGINNLTGISGPFEFKRTLMNAKMQLSDIGEGDRRPVVSDHARLVTALTDLRAAGVISPEEFEEQHQRLVQE, from the coding sequence GTGTCGTACCTCGATAAGCTACTCGGGCAAGATGAATCGATCCTGTTGGTCGCTCACCGGCATATCAGCTTTCTGATCGTCCACATGCTGCCTACCGCGCTTGTCACGATTCTCCTCTGGGTCGGCGCAGGGCTCGTCCAGTCTCGGGTGGATCGTCTTGAGCCGTGGCTGGCACTGGCGATCGTTGGAGTCTCGATCGTGACGCTCACAATGACCGTCTCCCGCTTCCTCACCTGGCAGCGTGAGGAGTATGTGATCACGAATTACCGCATCCTGCAGATCGAGGGAGTCTTTACAAAACGGACTCTCGATTCGGCGCTCGAGAAGGTGAACGACGTGTTGATGACGCAGTCGGTTCTGGGCCGGTTGTTTGGTTACGGAAACATCGACATTCTCACCGGCGCCGAACGCGGTATCAACAACCTCACCGGAATCTCCGGCCCGTTTGAATTCAAGCGCACGTTGATGAACGCCAAGATGCAGCTCAGCGATATCGGCGAAGGTGACCGGCGACCGGTGGTCAGCGACCACGCCCGGCTGGTGACGGCGCTAACTGACCTGCGCGCTGCGGGCGTCATCTCGCCGGAAGAGTTTGAGGAGCAGCACCAGCGGCTTGTCCAGGAGTAA
- the ftsH gene encoding ATP-dependent zinc metalloprotease FtsH: MKIPNAKFVVASLLVVMIVAIVLTVSLQSTSPPTVDVVTFLQDVKSGSIKSIVENDGGQTATVKYVDSSIIPKEVRIPSGTSLTQLFEQSGIPLEKWPTIDVQGASAADRFAPALKFLLLAGVIGGLFLLLRRSQSGIGRRGQRRGDFDPIRPGDRTVLLSDVAGSEEVKEELADIIDFLREPERYHKLGARIPRGALLVGPPGTGKTLLARAVAGEAKASFFSVSGSEFVELYVGVGASRVRDLFRKAREAAPAIIFIDEIDSIGRKRGRAENSTEYDQTLNQILVEMDGFDQRTTVVVIAATNRADILDSALLRPGRFDRRIHVDLPDRAARTAILEVHGRGKPLATGVNLGELAARTTGLSGADLANVMNEAAILSARRDADTIAMDVLLEAVDRTIAGAARKSSRFTDHERRVIAYHEAGHALVAHYLPDADPVRKVSIVSRGRAGGYTMIVPDQDRGLWTRQQLTDRLAALLGGYAAEEIVFGDVTTGSSNDLEQISSITISMVSRYGMGQTFGLLSAGEDGARTGGFSQRTAFAAESEARAIVDAAHALALDILTEHRADLERLAITLLEVETVEGDQLEAMFGPAITASPDERRTPVPIHHLPDASDSSARPARKRGRRERIVALPAAFVASALSRRRKTATGS, translated from the coding sequence ATGAAGATCCCCAACGCGAAGTTCGTCGTAGCCTCCCTGCTCGTTGTCATGATCGTTGCTATCGTCCTTACAGTGAGCCTGCAGAGCACGTCTCCACCGACAGTCGATGTTGTGACGTTCCTCCAGGATGTGAAATCCGGCAGCATCAAGTCGATCGTGGAAAACGACGGTGGCCAGACCGCGACGGTCAAGTACGTCGACTCGAGCATCATCCCGAAGGAAGTACGGATTCCGTCCGGCACATCCTTGACTCAGCTTTTCGAACAGTCGGGAATCCCTCTTGAGAAGTGGCCGACGATCGACGTTCAGGGCGCGTCCGCTGCTGACCGCTTCGCCCCCGCGCTCAAGTTTCTGTTGCTCGCTGGTGTGATCGGCGGTCTCTTCCTGCTCCTCCGTCGATCACAGTCCGGGATTGGTCGGCGGGGCCAACGGCGGGGCGACTTCGACCCGATCCGACCGGGCGATCGAACAGTGCTATTGTCCGACGTGGCCGGCTCTGAGGAGGTCAAGGAGGAACTTGCCGACATCATCGACTTCCTCCGCGAACCAGAGCGATATCACAAGCTCGGCGCGCGAATACCGCGTGGCGCGCTGCTCGTCGGCCCGCCCGGGACAGGCAAGACGCTGCTGGCTCGCGCAGTCGCGGGCGAAGCGAAAGCGTCGTTCTTCTCAGTGAGCGGCTCGGAGTTTGTCGAGCTATATGTCGGTGTCGGCGCTTCCCGCGTCCGCGATCTCTTCCGCAAAGCCCGCGAAGCCGCGCCGGCGATCATCTTCATCGACGAAATCGATTCAATCGGACGTAAGCGCGGACGCGCCGAGAACTCGACCGAATACGACCAGACACTGAACCAGATCCTGGTCGAAATGGATGGCTTCGACCAGCGGACAACGGTCGTTGTCATCGCGGCGACCAACCGCGCGGACATTCTCGATTCGGCTCTGTTGCGACCAGGGCGTTTCGACCGCCGCATCCACGTCGATCTTCCCGACCGTGCTGCTCGGACCGCAATACTCGAGGTTCACGGCCGTGGAAAGCCGTTGGCAACGGGCGTCAATCTGGGCGAGCTAGCCGCCCGAACAACTGGCCTGTCCGGGGCCGACCTGGCCAATGTCATGAACGAGGCAGCCATCCTCAGTGCGCGGCGAGACGCGGACACAATCGCGATGGATGTCCTCCTGGAAGCCGTCGACCGGACAATCGCAGGGGCGGCGCGAAAGTCGTCGCGCTTCACTGACCATGAGCGCAGGGTTATCGCCTATCACGAGGCCGGTCATGCGCTCGTAGCACATTACCTTCCAGACGCAGACCCGGTTCGGAAAGTCTCGATCGTCTCGCGGGGAAGGGCTGGCGGCTATACGATGATCGTCCCCGACCAGGATCGTGGACTCTGGACCCGCCAGCAATTGACCGATCGACTTGCCGCGTTGCTCGGCGGCTACGCAGCGGAGGAGATTGTCTTCGGCGATGTGACGACCGGCTCGTCCAACGACCTGGAGCAGATCTCGTCAATCACAATCTCGATGGTGTCTCGATACGGCATGGGCCAGACCTTCGGGCTGCTCTCGGCCGGCGAGGACGGTGCACGCACCGGGGGCTTTTCTCAGCGCACGGCATTTGCCGCCGAAAGCGAAGCGAGAGCGATCGTAGACGCAGCCCACGCGCTGGCGCTCGATATTCTCACCGAGCATCGCGCGGACCTTGAGCGTCTCGCAATCACACTCCTTGAGGTTGAGACTGTTGAGGGCGATCAGTTGGAGGCGATGTTCGGACCTGCGATCACGGCATCCCCCGACGAACGACGCACGCCTGTTCCGATCCACCACCTGCCCGACGCATCAGACTCGAGCGCAAGGCCGGCCCGGAAGCGTGGCCGCCGCGAGCGCATTGTCGCTCTTCCCGCAGCATTCGTTGCCAGCGCGCTATCCCGTCGAAGAAAGACCGCGACCGGCTCATGA
- a CDS encoding efflux RND transporter periplasmic adaptor subunit, which yields MSKRVLALALVVVLVAAGIGWWTERSPAVETTVVSRGSIDVTIQTVGTIQANGATVVRSTVPGVVQTLGVAAGDGVESGDILVILDRTSFEDGLDTARTTLTQAEYALQIAEGRSNASPDDNGLRLETLSAAQRVDGAQRALDRAQRGLDNTVVVAPATGTVIDLPIKVGDSVSQSQPLARIAAPKDMQLVADVDELDLPNVVIGATVTFRLDAYPERELQGVVRTTAPQARVQGGATVFATTVDYEAQPDLDIRPGMNADVTIVTASRQNVLLIPQRALKTVGDRSFVTVRTPQGNTDREVILGYRSQGNVEVVSGLTDGEVVVLH from the coding sequence ATGAGTAAACGCGTGCTGGCGCTGGCGCTCGTGGTCGTGCTCGTGGCAGCCGGGATCGGCTGGTGGACAGAACGGAGTCCAGCGGTCGAGACGACTGTGGTCAGTCGCGGATCGATCGATGTAACGATCCAGACCGTCGGAACGATTCAGGCCAACGGCGCGACAGTCGTGCGATCTACCGTGCCTGGCGTAGTCCAGACACTCGGCGTTGCCGCCGGCGACGGAGTTGAGTCGGGCGACATCCTCGTGATTCTCGACCGCACGTCATTCGAGGACGGGCTCGACACAGCGAGGACAACGCTGACACAGGCCGAATACGCGCTCCAGATAGCCGAAGGACGGTCGAATGCCAGCCCCGACGACAACGGACTCCGGCTCGAGACACTCAGCGCGGCGCAACGCGTTGACGGCGCGCAGCGAGCCCTGGACAGGGCGCAACGCGGACTCGACAACACTGTCGTCGTCGCGCCGGCAACGGGCACGGTGATCGACCTGCCGATCAAGGTCGGAGACTCCGTCTCGCAGTCCCAACCGCTGGCACGCATCGCCGCGCCGAAGGACATGCAGCTCGTCGCTGACGTCGATGAGCTGGATCTGCCGAACGTCGTCATCGGCGCGACTGTCACGTTCCGACTGGACGCCTATCCCGAACGGGAGTTGCAAGGTGTTGTGCGCACAACCGCTCCACAGGCGCGCGTCCAGGGCGGAGCAACTGTCTTTGCGACGACCGTCGACTATGAAGCTCAGCCAGATCTCGACATCAGGCCCGGAATGAATGCCGACGTAACGATCGTTACTGCATCGCGCCAGAACGTGCTCCTGATCCCCCAGCGGGCGCTGAAGACCGTCGGCGATCGTTCATTTGTCACAGTCAGAACACCGCAGGGCAATACTGATCGGGAGGTGATTCTCGGATATCGCAGTCAGGGTAACGTCGAAGTAGTGTCGGGCCTTACCGACGGGGAAGTAGTCGTCCTCCACTGA